In Trifolium pratense cultivar HEN17-A07 linkage group LG7, ARS_RC_1.1, whole genome shotgun sequence, a genomic segment contains:
- the LOC123896357 gene encoding uncharacterized protein LOC123896357, whose amino-acid sequence MGRVATLLWSIWQHRNDVVWNDSPSLPNQVERIAYDAWNDWFAVHHLKHDENYIFAPPTTDRWEKPHICWVKCNVDAAFFVETRVVTMSACFLDHGGNFVAGFTQRQHVTLSTVEGEA is encoded by the coding sequence ATGGGTAGAGTTGCGACGCTTCTTTGGAGCATTTGGCAACACCGAAATGATGTAGTTTGGAATGATAGTCCCAGCTTACCGAACCAAGTCGAGCGAATCGCATATGACGCATGGAATGATTGGTTTGCGGTTCACCATCTGAAGCATGATGAGAACTATATTTTTGCGCCTCCTACTACTGATAGGTGGGAAAAACCTCACATTTGTTGGGTGaaatgtaatgttgatgctGCTTTCTTTGTTGAAACTAGGGTAGTAACGATGAGTGCCTGTTTTCTGGATCATGGAGGTAACTTTGTGGCTGGCTTCACGCAACGACAACATGTCACCCTGTCAACGGTTGAAGGCGAGGCATGA
- the LOC123897904 gene encoding PITH domain-containing protein 1, with protein MACLHDHSCEDHDCSSDWSLYKHIDLDKVSALNEATTGTVKSVFKAWEHRLNTSGEHLESNEGDPELLVFIPFTSDVKIKSISIVGGADGTSPSKMRAFINRDGIDFSDAQSMQAIQEWDLAENMQGVLEYQTRYSKFQSVGNITLHFPDNFGGDTTKIHYIGLKGEATQLKRDVVATIVYELMPNPSDHKTRAETGGGFSHVE; from the exons ATGGCGTGCTTACATGACCACAGTTGTGAAGATCATGATTGTTCTTCTGATTGGTCTCTTTACAAACACATCGACCTTGACAAG GTATCTGCTTTGAATGAAGCAACTACTGGTACTGTTAAATCAGTTTTCAAAGCTTGGGAACATCGTTTGAATACTTCTGGG GAACACTTGGAAAGTAATGAGGGTGATCCTGAGTTACTTGTATTCATTCC ATTTACTTCAGATGTCAAGATTAAGAGCATATCCATAGTTGGTGGAGCTGATGGAACAAGTCCTTCCAAGATGAGAGC GTTCATCAATCGAGATGGCATCGACTTCTCAGATGCACAAAGCATGCAAGCTATTCAG GAATGGGATTTGGCTGAGAATATGCAAGGAGTATTGGAATACCAGACAAG ATATTCTAAATTTCAAAGTGTGGGAAATATTACATTGCACTTTCCTGATAATTTTGGAGGCGACACTACCAAAATACACTATATTGGCCTTAAAGGCGAAGCTACTCAG TTAAAGAGGGATGTCGTTGCCACTATTGTTTACGAGCTTATGCCAAATCCTTCTGATCACAA GACACGTGCTGAAACCGGTGGGGGCTTTTCACATGTCGAGTGA